A genomic segment from Cinclus cinclus chromosome 11, bCinCin1.1, whole genome shotgun sequence encodes:
- the POP4 gene encoding ribonuclease P protein subunit p29 isoform X1: MRARNAICYVIALRRLRRDAMEGHLYRRLPPEESGELRLQPQDSEKAKTFVHGFLKRSMPKMKDEDIQDMLTRKAIVLEHYPKKKTKQKRKKTKGFTAKQRRELRLFEIEPEQQRYAIFLPLHELWKQYIRDLCHGLKPDAQPHMIQTKLLKADLHGAIVTVTKSKCPSYVGITGIILQEFKHVFKIITKEDKLKVVPKLNNVFSLELDGFISYIYGSKFLLRASERSAKKFKLKGTIDL; this comes from the exons ATGCGCGCCCGAAACGCCATCTGTTACGTCATCGCGCTGCGCCGGCTGCGCCGCGACGCCATGGagg GGCATCTGTACCGCCGTCTGCCGCCCGAGGAGAGCGGGGAGCTGCGCCTGCAG CCCCAGGACTCAGAAAAAGCCAAGACATTTGTACATGGCTTCCTGAAGCGTAGCATGCCCAAAATGAAAGATGAAGATATCCAGGATATGTTAACCAGGAAAGCTATTGTTCTGGAGCATTATCCCAAGAAAAAGACcaagcaaaagagaaagaagacaaaaggTTTTACTGCCAAGCAGAGGCGAGAGCTGCGTCTGTTTGAAATCGAACCTGAACAGCAAAG ATATGCCATCTTTCTCCCACTCCACGAGCTCTGGAAACAGTACATCAGAGACCTGTGCCATGGACTCAAACCCGACGC GCAACCCCATATGATTCAGACCAAACTGCTCAAAGCTGATCTCCATGGAGCCATTGTTACAG TTACAAAATCAAAGTGCCCCTCATATGTTGGGATAACAGGAATCATTCTACAGGAATTTAAACACGTCTTCAAAATTATCACTAAAGAGGACAAATTAAAAG TTGTTCCCAAACTTAACAACGTGTTTAGCTTGGAGCTTGATGGATTCATTTCCTACATCTATGGAAGCAAGTTCCTGCTCAGAGCAAGTGAGCGATCTGCAAAAAAATTCAAGTTGAAAGGAACTATTGACCTGTGA
- the POP4 gene encoding ribonuclease P protein subunit p29 isoform X2: MPKMKDEDIQDMLTRKAIVLEHYPKKKTKQKRKKTKGFTAKQRRELRLFEIEPEQQRYAIFLPLHELWKQYIRDLCHGLKPDAQPHMIQTKLLKADLHGAIVTVTKSKCPSYVGITGIILQEFKHVFKIITKEDKLKVVPKLNNVFSLELDGFISYIYGSKFLLRASERSAKKFKLKGTIDL, encoded by the exons ATGCCCAAAATGAAAGATGAAGATATCCAGGATATGTTAACCAGGAAAGCTATTGTTCTGGAGCATTATCCCAAGAAAAAGACcaagcaaaagagaaagaagacaaaaggTTTTACTGCCAAGCAGAGGCGAGAGCTGCGTCTGTTTGAAATCGAACCTGAACAGCAAAG ATATGCCATCTTTCTCCCACTCCACGAGCTCTGGAAACAGTACATCAGAGACCTGTGCCATGGACTCAAACCCGACGC GCAACCCCATATGATTCAGACCAAACTGCTCAAAGCTGATCTCCATGGAGCCATTGTTACAG TTACAAAATCAAAGTGCCCCTCATATGTTGGGATAACAGGAATCATTCTACAGGAATTTAAACACGTCTTCAAAATTATCACTAAAGAGGACAAATTAAAAG TTGTTCCCAAACTTAACAACGTGTTTAGCTTGGAGCTTGATGGATTCATTTCCTACATCTATGGAAGCAAGTTCCTGCTCAGAGCAAGTGAGCGATCTGCAAAAAAATTCAAGTTGAAAGGAACTATTGACCTGTGA